A section of the Solitalea canadensis DSM 3403 genome encodes:
- the phoU gene encoding phosphate signaling complex protein PhoU, whose product MTHLEEELQKLFYQMNDMASLVEGQIEKCIASLVDEDKGLAREVVFNEKRVNAYELKIDKDCENIFTLLNPFAQDMRFVFATLKINYNLERIGDNAEGIAHYVIDFEKGFDKNLLEECRFYEMAETVKLMLSASNRAYAERNAKLARTVFSMDSILDAINKQATDLIADYIGKNPHNVKQALFLMTIIRKLERVGDHVTNIAEEIIFFLEAKVLKHGKKASLMDNDDE is encoded by the coding sequence ATGACACACTTAGAAGAAGAACTACAGAAATTATTTTACCAGATGAACGATATGGCAAGTTTGGTTGAAGGCCAAATTGAGAAATGTATTGCTTCATTGGTAGACGAAGATAAAGGATTAGCAAGAGAGGTGGTTTTTAATGAAAAGCGCGTAAATGCTTATGAGTTAAAGATTGACAAGGATTGTGAGAATATATTCACTTTATTAAATCCGTTTGCGCAGGATATGCGTTTTGTTTTTGCCACTTTAAAAATCAATTATAATCTGGAGCGTATTGGTGATAACGCCGAAGGTATTGCTCATTATGTGATCGATTTTGAAAAGGGGTTTGATAAGAATCTTTTGGAAGAATGTCGTTTTTACGAAATGGCTGAAACTGTTAAGCTGATGCTGAGTGCCTCTAATCGCGCTTATGCTGAACGAAATGCAAAGCTTGCTCGTACGGTATTTAGCATGGACAGTATCTTAGATGCTATCAACAAGCAAGCGACGGACCTGATTGCTGATTATATTGGCAAAAATCCTCATAATGTTAAACAGGCATTGTTCCTGATGACTATCATTCGCAAGCTTGAACGCGTTGGTGATCATGTTACTAACATTGCTGAAGAGATCATTTTCTTCCTTGAAGCCAAAGTGTTGAAACATGGAAAAAAGGCCAGCTTAATGGATAATGACGATGAATAA
- the pstB gene encoding phosphate ABC transporter ATP-binding protein PstB — MNKLEAKDVNLYYGEKHALKGISMGIKANSVTAFIGPSGCGKSTFLRCFNRMNDLIDNCRVEGEILIDGRDIYKNKINVVDHRKKIGMVFQKPNPFPKSIYENVAYGLRINGITHKKFIDETVERSLRQAALWDEVKDDLKKSALALSGGQQQRLCIARTLAVEPSVILMDEPASALDPISTAKIEELIHELKHKYTIVIVTHNMQQAARISDKTAFFYLGELIEYDETSTMFTNPAKEATQNYVTGRFG, encoded by the coding sequence ATGAATAAATTAGAAGCTAAAGACGTCAATTTGTATTACGGCGAAAAGCACGCATTAAAAGGCATTAGCATGGGTATTAAAGCCAACAGTGTTACCGCCTTTATTGGTCCGTCGGGTTGTGGTAAATCAACATTTTTGCGTTGTTTTAATCGTATGAACGATTTGATCGATAATTGTAGAGTGGAAGGTGAAATACTTATTGACGGTCGTGATATTTATAAAAATAAAATCAACGTAGTGGATCACCGTAAAAAGATAGGAATGGTATTCCAGAAACCCAATCCATTTCCAAAATCTATTTACGAGAATGTTGCGTACGGATTAAGAATTAACGGTATTACTCATAAGAAGTTTATTGATGAAACCGTTGAACGTTCCTTGCGTCAGGCAGCTTTATGGGATGAGGTTAAGGATGATCTTAAGAAATCAGCATTAGCTTTATCTGGTGGACAACAACAACGTTTGTGTATTGCAAGAACATTGGCGGTTGAGCCTTCTGTTATCCTGATGGACGAACCCGCATCGGCACTTGATCCAATTTCGACTGCAAAAATTGAAGAACTTATACACGAACTTAAACACAAATACACGATTGTAATTGTAACGCATAATATGCAACAAGCTGCGCGTATTAGTGATAAAACAGCTTTCTTTTACTTGGGTGAATTAATTGAATATGATGAAACATCAACTATGTTCACTAATCCGGCTAAAGAGGCTACTCAAAATTACGTAACGGGTAGATTTGGTTGA